AAAAACAGGAAAGGCTGTTAGTGCCTTTcctgttaaaataaaacttctgcCTCAGCCTGTATTCTAAGCTGATTTTCTCCTGGTTTGTATTTCTTGTTGTAGACATTACCTTCGTGCTTATTGAAACTAATCCATCTCCAGGAATGGCAGCTTCACAGAACTAGTTTGCAGAAAATTCCTCAGTTTATTGGAAGATTTCACAGCCTTGTTGTTCTGGATCTATCCCGGAACTCAATTGAAAGTGTACCTAAAGAAATTGGTGAGCTgtgctttcttttattttaagctGCTTTTCTAAGAAAATTGGTCTCACACAAATGTACCATTTTTGTGCCCTTTGCTTGTTGAATAATCCTGTTGGGTAGTAAGAAAACAGATTATTTAAATCTGACAGTGAGATAGAGATCTCCAAACCATAAATTCCCTATAAGCTAAAGATGGGCCCGGATGGAAAAGACATCACCATGAAAGCTCCCCATGGCAAAAAAAGGACCTGTTTGCAGAGCAGGGACTACACATGAGAATGCAGCAAAGTGATACTGAAAAACAGACTGCATGCTCTGAGTCCATGGCAGGAGTAGCCTAGTTacaattttttggttttgggttttttcttgaagCACTCTACTACATCGCAGTCCTGTACTAAAGAGTCCTGAGGTGCTGCTATTTGCAGTTTGgtgatttctttttgtttgtttgttttgtttcgtGAGAAAACAGAGCATTTTTATAACAGTAAAAggataaagcaaaacaaataatagTGCCTCAAATAGAATAAAGATTAACATTTCTCATTTGTGCTCTCTGCAGGCCAGCTGACCAGCCTCCAAGAGCTGCTTCTCAGTTACAACAGAATAAAATCTGTTCCTAAGGAAATAAGTAACTGCATCAGTCTGGAAAGATTGGAACTGGCTGTCAACAGAAGTATCTGTGATCTTCCTCCTCAGGTTTTGAAAGACTGTTTAGTTTTGCTTGATGCATATTTTGAATTTATCCAAAGCCAATTATCATTATatgctgcatttctgttttcagatttCACAGCTGTGAAGCTGTGATTTCACAGTACTCCACACTGATGTGAACAACCTTCCCATGACTGGTCAAACTGAAGCCACATGAGGAGCACGTACACACACCTGAGTAGCTGAAGGAGCCAGTCTTTATTTTGGCCAGATAAATGACTTGGCAGTgcacacagggcagtgacacacTCCATATCAATTTGTTTAGGCTGGATGTCATCACTGATTTACCCCACTAAGAATTTGATGCCTTAGCACAGAGAAGTTCTCTTTTATGGTTGAGAGTACAAATTCATAGCACATGCCAGGAGACAGCTGTAAGCATCTTTACCAGAACAGATCTGAAAAGGCGTTGTGTGATTTATACAACTGCATGTGCAGAGGTGAAAATTTGTTGTTCTCAAATGTTAAAAACAATTATGAGAGAATGAAAACAACTACTCACCTACTATTGAACTTTAATTTGAACAGACCAAAATATGAGAGACCTACATCTGTAACTATCAGTCTCTTAGACAGGGATGACAAGTATGTAACCATATTTACTTgttctaatttattttaaaaaaccagtCATGGCAATAGTTGACACCAATCAGTGCCTTGCAAAATTGAGTGAGTCCAAATAGCAACAGCACAGAATCTTCTAATGGAAATATCCACTATTAACCAAAATCCAGAATTTACAAAATCTATGTGGATACAGATTGCAGGGTGTAATGTAGAAAATCCATAGTTCTGTCTGATAGAGACTGCAGTGATGTGAACACTGGGAAGCTTTGGTAATGAACACTCGAGTGGCATTCAGTGTTCAGGAAATTGCACCAGATCTGCTAGAAAACATCTTTGTACCACTTGAACATTGCAAAAGCACCTGAAGGCATCATTCACCAAAGGACTTGGGTGCTGTGATACTAGATTGCATTTTTAGAATGTAGTAGTCTTCACAGCATGGAAGGTGTCATGGTTCATTCTAAAACACAGTCCATGCAATTCGATAcataaaaatctaaatatttgACTAACAAAAAATGGCATATTGCATTGAGTATGAAATTCTAAGGACAAGGCTGTCTTTAACATTCTTTTTCTTGAGGCTTGGGGCATATCTGCATTGTAGTCAGCAGTTATGGCACTCACTACTGGGTGGGAGATAAAGTTCTGCTGCCTTATCAGTTCCCAACCTATCTACCTTCCAGGCAAAACTGTTATTGTCAGGTACTATCAGCTATTGGAACTCAAAACCATTCTGTGTTTACAAGCTCCAAAATGTGTTGTAATGTTTCTTAACACTACTAGATTACTGCTGTACTGCTGCAGCAGCTACACAAAATTGCATTAAATCTCCCCTTCTTTTCAGCTCAGTGATTTAAAGAAGCTGTCACACGTTGATTTGTGCATGAATCAGTTTACTGCCTTCCCTTCAGCTCTCCTCAACATGCCAAATCTAGAATGGTTAGATATGGGGGGAAACAAACTCCAGGAGCTTCCTGATGCAATTGACAGGTAAATACAGCTCAAAGCTCATCTTAGTCTAAATTCCACTGCACTGAAATTCTAATTAATAAACACTACTTCTAAAGATAATTTTTATGTTAACCTCACTCCAAAGTCAACATTTTATCAGCCCTAATGTGCTGTTTGGATAAGCTGGAATAATTCATTCAATTAACAATAAATTCAGTATCAGCTATAAGGTTAAATATGTATTGTCAATCACATTTTTGAACAGAGGTGATTATCTTGCATATGGGGTTTCCTTTGAGACTTGTTGCACTATGAGTCCTTTATGTggctgaaaaattaattttatggtAATGACTGAGAGGAATAATTCTATGAATCTTGATTTATTGCACAAATTTTTCAGAATGGAAAACCTCCACACCTTATGGCTCCAAAGGAATGAAATAAACTCTTTGCCAGAAACCATTGCTAATATGAAAAATCTTAGTACTCTTGTTCTAAGCAACAACAAACTTAAGGATATTCCAGCTTGTATGAAGGACATGACAAATCTGAGGTAAGAAAAAGCACCAGTAATATACATGAAAATAActagaaaatactttttaaagtcCCCCTTGAGTTGTAGATCACAGAGTGATACtaagggagaggaaaaggcatTTCACAGTTGTACAGATGAATGCAATAAATCAGCATAATTACACAGATTCACAATTAAGGATCTGGTGAAGTAAGCTCTGTGTAGTGAAACTTAAAGATGTAAATGATGATTTTTACAGTCTCACATGGAAGGTAGACTATACtacattttctcattttgtagCCCTCCCACTATAATTGCCCTTTGATATCACTTTCTAAAAGCAAAAGCTTGTGGAAAAATGTGGCAGGCATTAAAATGACAAAAAGTAGAACTTGCCATTGAGAATTCAAGCATTCAGAATTAAACAAAATTTATTAGGTTTAAGGACATAGATGAAACTATCATGTACttgacatgaaaaataaaaaataatgtaaattcTTAATTGGTAGAATTTGAACTACTCCTTAGTGTACTGTGACAGAAACTTTCCTGTTGTTAGCATTCTCATTTGGATTACTGGATGCTGGCTGTTTTAGAGAAAGAATGCTGGTCTGCATAAACCATGCCTAACTCAGGAAGACAATTCCTGTCCTCAGCTCTTTTGGAAGAACATCCTTAACTAAATATATACAAGCATAGGCCCAAGGATGGAACAGGAGTAAAGAGAGACAGGACTGGCTTCTGCCTTGCAAAGCTGGGAGGAGCACTTGCACAGTTCTCATTCACTCACCTGTTTGTGAAAACTCAACACACCTGACAGTGGGGTCAGAAACTGAAGACAAAATGATGAAGACCACAATGTTTTTTCCCACCACAATCAGTTACTGTTATAAAGCATCTTCTTAGCTTACCTAATACTAATAATAGAGTGGTGATTTTAGTAGAACAAGAACTTAATTTCCTTTTGCTTAAAATAGTGTTTGAGAAATCTTAATTCAGTttcaaaagaattattttctctggaaaaaactTACTGCAAGATTAACCTTTTCTGGTGATTCCTAGATTTGTCAACTTCAGAGACAACCCACTGGAGCTGGAGGTAACACTCCCTCCATGTGAGAACACAGACGAGGAGCAGCAACAGGAAATGTTTGGCATTGACTTCATGCACATGTATATCCAGGAATCACTCAAAAAAACAGGTATGGCTTTTTATTAATTCTGATCTCTCCACAGCACAGtgaggaagagagggaaaaactggATAAATAAAATCTAGGATGcatataaaaattaaacatgaaTAACCTTCTTAATAAATGAGTAatgttttccaaaaaaaaatctgtaaacaGGCTTTTACTGAGGACAGGGGCACTTTTAACAGGAGTTGGGACTGCAGGTCTCCAACAAACAGCAGAGATTC
This DNA window, taken from Melospiza georgiana isolate bMelGeo1 chromosome 9, bMelGeo1.pri, whole genome shotgun sequence, encodes the following:
- the LRRC39 gene encoding leucine-rich repeat-containing protein 39, translating into MAETAVCLGTFSAVKTLWEVRIHKINEELQREKEFRQRSAGRLLLVWEERAALAKLKEKVINEGGRAILRIEEEEWKTLPSCLLKLIHLQEWQLHRTSLQKIPQFIGRFHSLVVLDLSRNSIESVPKEIGQLTSLQELLLSYNRIKSVPKEISNCISLERLELAVNRSICDLPPQLSDLKKLSHVDLCMNQFTAFPSALLNMPNLEWLDMGGNKLQELPDAIDRMENLHTLWLQRNEINSLPETIANMKNLSTLVLSNNKLKDIPACMKDMTNLRFVNFRDNPLELEVTLPPCENTDEEQQQEMFGIDFMHMYIQESLKKTGNVESCTSGSPPVMNANE